The DNA region CGGTGGCCCGAAATCGTGCGTCGTCACCCGGCGAGGGAGACCGTGACGATCGCCTTGCCGAACACCTTCGACCCGCCACAGGTCACGGCGAGCGCGACGTCCGCGGTCGATCCGTCCTCGGCCACCTTCCTCACCGACCCCGCCACCTCGAGCCGGGCGGGTTCGTCGGCGGGGACGACCACGGGCCCGGCGAACCGGAACGAGGTCGCCACCACGCGGTCGGCTCCCCCGGCCCACTCGGCCACGACCCCGATCGCCAGGGCGGAGGTGAGCATCCCGTGCGCCACCACCCCGGGCAGGCCGAGTGCCCGCGCCGCGTCGTCGTCCAGGTGGATGGGGTTGTGGTCCCCCGACGCCTCGGCGTAGCGACGCAGGTCGTCCCGCGAGAT from Dietzia sp. B32 includes:
- a CDS encoding MaoC/PaaZ C-terminal domain-containing protein, with the protein product MTGRDEDGQGKDGQDTTTTTRTAATGDVLPSRTLPISRDDLRRYAEASGDHNPIHLDDDAARALGLPGVVAHGMLTSALAIGVVAEWAGGADRVVATSFRFAGPVVVPADEPARLEVAGSVRKVAEDGSTADVALAVTCGGSKVFGKAIVTVSLAG